The proteins below are encoded in one region of Paenacidovorax monticola:
- a CDS encoding STAND family AAA ATPase, with translation MTAVVLHLSDIHIRSDKDWILDKADNIAACTYASLAEASVVFIIVSGDIAFSGKAHQYAEAAKLFQGIRSAIEAEKQLPIHFIFCAGNHDCDFSLGNKTRTLALNGVRADPSQFDESILETGASLQSEYRRFEEAHLTPGETRVGDILWTCHRFTIEGKEIVIDSINVAWCSNLHESPGTLIFPHERYAQRINEVTDIRLSTLHHPLNWFSQASYRPFRELIRSVANVVISGHEHVGGVGEDFHSESGHSAYMEGCVLQSDAPEKDSSFNIAILNLDEGTYRSTRFQWSPENAYNATDVGSWSDFRNLPKKERNPFRITDTFAQVISDPGGVFQSKGSPLTLADLYVPPDMQEADGRTEQRRILSTSVLEDADRLEGGVLLTGEEKVGATSLLFILFQTFHSRGLIPIYVRGADLKGASDKDMDAAVRKAVTEQYGAGCLERFEQTQKIKKILLLDDFDDGPIKASAQRARLLTLANSRFSRFVVTANEVFDLDGSVRPHAEDALSELKEYKILSMGYSLRARLVKRWFQRTAADGTMDEEAMLCKCDQAERLLDAILARNIVPSLPLYLLTLLQSIDAGSSSGFEESGLGEYYDFLVKEGLRTAGIQKQHWSSMIEYCSHLAWLLHATEHKEITLDELRAFNERFSKEQHRVDYETRLRDLLQARILAQHGQYVRFRYHYIYYFLKGRFLASQLTDLATQAYIRECCAHLYVRENANTILFLAHHAFKDPMFLDCVVAAITEPFRSKKPIQFIGSDTAPVAEFIRDLPKLAYNGEDPEKMRDNANRTKDAIANGHDGLADKKREEGELDFLAELIALFKTVEILGQIVKNQIASVPREKRVDLLKLLMQGPLRALSAYFDMFMADREVAEREIAAMLEKRSTISDPNERQRVAKRLLAHFLQLVSYGFVAKAVSSISSDALQEDIDAAARSLGSPASRLIALGVRLDSPGKLPRTELSKTVRDTQGDFMAARVLQFLTLRRLYMFRTTAQDQQWLASQNVLDIKAQQAVSFRTRHTKHLK, from the coding sequence TTGACCGCAGTTGTTCTCCATCTCAGCGACATTCATATTAGGAGCGATAAAGACTGGATTCTTGACAAAGCAGACAATATTGCTGCTTGCACGTACGCGTCACTCGCAGAGGCAAGTGTGGTTTTTATCATCGTATCGGGTGATATCGCCTTTAGCGGGAAGGCTCACCAGTATGCAGAAGCAGCGAAGCTCTTTCAAGGAATTCGGTCTGCAATTGAGGCTGAAAAGCAGCTGCCAATTCACTTCATATTTTGCGCGGGCAATCACGATTGCGACTTCTCTCTAGGAAACAAGACTCGCACACTAGCCCTGAACGGAGTCCGAGCGGATCCTTCACAGTTTGATGAAAGTATATTAGAGACTGGCGCTTCTCTCCAAAGCGAGTACCGGCGCTTTGAGGAGGCACACTTAACACCTGGAGAGACACGTGTTGGAGACATTCTCTGGACTTGTCACCGTTTTACCATCGAAGGTAAAGAGATTGTAATTGACTCAATTAATGTTGCTTGGTGCTCTAATCTTCACGAAAGCCCAGGAACTTTAATATTTCCGCACGAGCGTTATGCGCAGCGGATTAATGAAGTAACCGACATTCGGCTATCTACTCTTCATCACCCTTTGAATTGGTTTAGTCAGGCCAGCTATCGCCCTTTTAGAGAGTTGATTAGGAGTGTAGCCAATGTAGTGATTTCTGGGCATGAACATGTGGGTGGCGTTGGTGAGGACTTTCATTCAGAGAGCGGCCACAGTGCGTACATGGAAGGCTGCGTCCTCCAGAGTGATGCGCCTGAAAAAGACTCCTCCTTCAATATTGCCATTTTAAACCTCGACGAAGGCACCTATCGCTCTACGCGCTTTCAATGGTCCCCTGAGAACGCTTACAACGCAACCGATGTTGGTAGCTGGAGTGATTTTCGTAATTTGCCGAAAAAGGAGCGCAATCCTTTTCGAATTACCGATACGTTCGCTCAAGTCATATCTGATCCCGGAGGAGTTTTCCAATCAAAAGGATCCCCTCTTACTCTCGCAGATCTGTATGTTCCTCCAGACATGCAAGAAGCTGATGGCCGAACAGAACAAAGGCGAATACTCAGTACTTCAGTGCTGGAGGACGCAGACCGGCTTGAAGGTGGAGTGCTTCTTACGGGGGAGGAGAAAGTTGGAGCTACAAGCCTGCTGTTTATTTTATTCCAGACCTTCCACTCGCGCGGGCTAATACCTATTTATGTTAGAGGCGCTGATTTAAAAGGGGCTTCGGATAAAGATATGGATGCGGCGGTCCGAAAGGCCGTAACTGAACAATATGGTGCGGGGTGCTTAGAGCGTTTCGAACAAACTCAAAAAATCAAGAAAATTCTCTTGCTTGACGATTTTGATGACGGTCCAATTAAGGCATCAGCTCAGCGAGCTCGTCTCCTTACACTAGCAAATTCCAGATTTTCCAGATTTGTTGTTACTGCAAATGAAGTATTCGATCTTGACGGATCCGTACGACCTCATGCAGAAGACGCGTTAAGCGAATTGAAGGAATACAAAATCCTGTCGATGGGATACAGCCTGCGCGCCAGATTGGTGAAAAGATGGTTCCAGCGTACTGCCGCTGACGGAACTATGGATGAGGAAGCAATGCTCTGTAAATGTGATCAGGCTGAGCGCTTGCTTGATGCCATTCTGGCGCGAAATATAGTTCCTTCACTCCCATTGTATCTGCTTACACTACTTCAAAGTATAGACGCTGGATCATCTAGCGGGTTTGAAGAGAGCGGCCTCGGCGAGTATTATGACTTCCTTGTGAAGGAGGGGCTTCGCACTGCTGGTATTCAAAAGCAGCACTGGAGCTCAATGATCGAGTATTGCTCGCATCTTGCGTGGTTATTGCATGCAACCGAACATAAAGAGATAACGCTGGATGAGCTGCGTGCCTTCAATGAACGATTTTCGAAGGAGCAGCACCGCGTTGACTATGAAACCCGGCTGCGTGATTTATTGCAAGCTCGTATCTTGGCTCAGCATGGGCAGTATGTACGATTTCGCTACCACTACATCTACTACTTCTTAAAAGGCCGCTTCCTTGCGTCCCAGCTAACAGACCTCGCGACTCAAGCTTACATCCGGGAGTGTTGTGCGCATTTATACGTTCGCGAAAATGCTAACACTATCCTTTTCCTTGCGCATCATGCATTTAAAGACCCAATGTTTTTGGATTGCGTGGTAGCAGCAATCACAGAGCCCTTCCGGTCAAAGAAGCCCATCCAGTTCATCGGCTCAGACACTGCCCCTGTGGCTGAATTCATACGAGATCTTCCGAAGCTTGCCTACAACGGGGAGGATCCGGAAAAAATGCGTGACAACGCGAACCGGACAAAAGATGCGATCGCAAATGGACACGATGGGCTCGCAGACAAAAAACGAGAAGAAGGCGAACTGGACTTTCTTGCGGAACTCATCGCTTTGTTCAAGACGGTAGAAATTCTTGGCCAAATTGTGAAGAACCAAATAGCTAGCGTTCCTAGGGAGAAGCGTGTTGACCTTCTAAAACTGCTGATGCAGGGTCCCCTTCGCGCGCTTTCGGCTTACTTTGATATGTTCATGGCAGATCGGGAGGTCGCTGAGCGGGAAATAGCTGCGATGCTAGAGAAGCGCAGCACTATTTCGGATCCGAACGAGCGACAAAGGGTGGCTAAGCGCCTCCTTGCGCATTTTCTGCAGCTCGTGTCGTACGGGTTCGTAGCGAAGGCGGTCTCATCTATCAGCTCAGATGCACTGCAAGAAGATATTGATGCTGCTGCGAGGAGTTTAGGCAGCCCTGCAAGTAGACTCATTGCGCTGGGCGTGCGTCTTGATAGCCCGGGAAAGCTTCCACGTACTGAACTGTCCAAGACAGTCCGTGACACTCAGGGAGATTTCATGGCAGCGAGAGTGCTCCAATTCTTGACGCTTCGTCGGCTCTACATGTTCAGAACCACGGCCCAAGATCAACAATGGCTTGCAAGCCAAAACGTTCTGGATATCAAGGCTCAACAAGCCGTTTCGTTTAGAACAAGGCACACGAAGCACTTGAAATGA
- a CDS encoding tripartite tricarboxylate transporter substrate-binding protein, giving the protein MPIPSSRPSARALLCGLALAAGAVAGAAAADAYPARPVRLIVPFAAGGTTDIVARAIAPRAGEALGQPLVVDNKGGGGGSIGAHEAARAQPDGYTLGVATVSTTATNPAINARLPYNPLTDFTPIVNIAATPNVLAVHPGFKAQTFAAFVDEVKKNPHKHAYGTAGTGSIGHMLTELMASRAGLALTHVPYRGSSPALNDAVAGQIPIVFDNLPSALPFIKAGRLVALAVAAPERLPQLPQVPTFKELGLEEVNRSAFYGVVGPKGLPPEVVARVHAAVVRALGTPEVRRQIEDTGSRVIGNRPEEFAREIAAENAVYRKIAIERRISAE; this is encoded by the coding sequence ATGCCCATTCCTTCTTCGCGCCCCAGCGCCCGTGCGCTGCTGTGCGGCCTGGCCCTGGCGGCAGGTGCCGTGGCCGGCGCGGCTGCCGCCGATGCGTACCCGGCGCGGCCCGTGCGGCTCATCGTGCCGTTCGCCGCGGGCGGCACCACCGACATCGTGGCGCGTGCCATTGCGCCGCGCGCGGGCGAGGCCCTGGGCCAGCCGCTGGTGGTGGACAACAAGGGCGGCGGGGGCGGCTCCATCGGCGCGCACGAGGCCGCCCGTGCCCAGCCCGACGGCTACACGCTGGGCGTGGCCACGGTGTCCACCACGGCGACCAACCCGGCCATCAATGCGCGCCTGCCGTACAACCCGCTGACCGACTTCACGCCCATCGTCAACATCGCGGCCACGCCCAACGTGCTGGCCGTGCACCCGGGCTTCAAGGCGCAGACCTTCGCGGCCTTCGTGGACGAAGTGAAGAAGAACCCCCACAAGCACGCCTACGGCACGGCTGGCACGGGCTCCATCGGCCACATGCTCACGGAGCTGATGGCGAGCCGCGCGGGGCTGGCGCTCACGCATGTGCCCTATCGCGGGTCGAGCCCCGCACTCAACGACGCCGTGGCGGGCCAGATTCCCATCGTCTTCGACAACCTGCCTTCGGCGTTGCCCTTCATCAAGGCGGGCCGCCTGGTGGCCCTCGCGGTGGCCGCGCCCGAGCGCCTACCGCAACTGCCCCAGGTGCCCACGTTCAAGGAGCTGGGGCTGGAGGAGGTGAACCGCAGCGCGTTCTATGGCGTCGTGGGCCCCAAGGGGCTGCCGCCCGAGGTCGTGGCGCGCGTGCACGCGGCCGTGGTGCGGGCACTGGGCACCCCCGAGGTGCGCCGCCAGATCGAGGACACGGGCTCGCGCGTGATCGGCAACCGCCCGGAGGAGTTCGCGCGCGAGATCGCTGCCGAGAACGCGGTGTACCGCAAGATCGCCATCGAGCGGCGGATTTCGGCGGAATGA
- a CDS encoding alpha-hydroxy acid oxidase, whose protein sequence is MAATTVSLSTAAQSALAAAPRPPAVLRRMLSLHDFEDAARRRLPRPIFGYIAGAAEDNASLRDNREAFGDYAFTTRVLRDVSQRSQSVELFGERYSSPFGIAPMGINALSTYRGDLVLARAARRAGIASVMSGTSLIPLEDVARESPGTWFQAYLPGDQARIDALVDRVERAGFRTLVVTVDIPISANRENNIRTGFSTPLKPSLRLAWDGLVRPRWVVGTFARTLLRHGMPHFENSFATRGAPIVSSTVLRDFSARDHLNWSHLEAIRRRWKGPLIVKGVLSVEDALQAQRVGADGVVLSNHGGRQLDGAVSAMRMLEAVVAAVGPGYPVLIDGGFRRGSDVLKAIALGARMVLVGRPFNYAAAVAGEAGVLHAIGLLRDEVDRNLAMLGATACADLGPQHLIRRHG, encoded by the coding sequence ATGGCTGCCACCACCGTTTCCCTGTCCACCGCTGCGCAGTCCGCGCTGGCTGCGGCGCCGCGCCCGCCGGCCGTGCTGCGTCGCATGCTGTCGCTGCACGACTTCGAGGACGCCGCGCGCCGGCGCCTGCCTCGGCCCATCTTTGGCTACATCGCGGGCGCGGCCGAGGACAACGCCTCGCTGCGCGACAACCGGGAGGCCTTTGGCGACTACGCATTCACCACGCGCGTGCTGCGCGACGTGTCGCAGCGTTCGCAGTCCGTGGAGCTGTTCGGCGAGCGCTACAGCAGCCCCTTTGGCATCGCGCCCATGGGCATCAACGCACTGTCCACCTACCGGGGTGACCTAGTGCTGGCGCGCGCGGCGCGGCGCGCGGGCATTGCCTCGGTCATGAGCGGCACCTCGCTGATTCCGCTGGAAGACGTGGCGCGCGAGAGCCCGGGCACCTGGTTCCAGGCTTATTTGCCCGGCGACCAGGCGCGCATCGATGCGCTGGTCGACCGCGTGGAGCGCGCGGGTTTCCGCACGCTCGTGGTCACGGTGGACATTCCGATCTCGGCCAACCGCGAGAACAACATCCGCACGGGCTTCTCGACGCCGCTCAAGCCCAGCCTGCGCCTGGCCTGGGATGGCCTCGTGCGGCCGCGCTGGGTGGTGGGCACCTTCGCGCGCACGCTGCTGCGCCATGGCATGCCGCACTTCGAGAACTCGTTCGCCACGCGCGGCGCGCCCATCGTTTCGTCCACGGTGCTGCGCGACTTCTCGGCGCGCGATCACCTGAACTGGAGCCACCTCGAGGCCATCCGCCGTCGCTGGAAGGGGCCGCTGATCGTGAAGGGGGTGCTGAGCGTGGAGGACGCGCTGCAGGCCCAGCGCGTGGGGGCCGACGGGGTGGTGCTGTCCAACCACGGTGGCCGCCAGCTCGATGGCGCCGTGTCGGCGATGCGCATGCTCGAAGCTGTGGTGGCCGCCGTGGGGCCCGGCTACCCCGTGCTCATCGACGGGGGCTTCCGGCGCGGCTCCGACGTGCTCAAGGCCATCGCACTCGGCGCGCGCATGGTGCTCGTGGGCCGCCCCTTCAACTATGCGGCCGCCGTGGCCGGCGAGGCGGGGGTGCTCCATGCCATCGGGCTGCTGCGCGACGAGGTGGACCGCAACCTCGCCATGCTGGGCGCCACGGCCTGTGCGGACCTCGGGCCGCAGCACCTCATCCGCCGCCACGGCTGA
- the serS gene encoding serine--tRNA ligase, protein MLDILLLRKDLASAIARLETRKKPQAFLNVEAFQSLESERKTLQTRTEELQSQRNQLSKQIGMLMGKGEKDAAEAAKAQVAALKTELDGSAARLEQIQAELLAMLVAVPNLPHDSVPVGADESGNVEVRRWGTPQAFDFAVKDHVDLGEPLGLDFDMGVKLSGSRFTVMKGQIARLHRALAQFMLDVQTQEHAYTECYVPYAVNADSLKGTGQLPKFEGDLFAAKKGGQEGEPVPDNAALYLIPTSEVPLTNFVRDVVVAEAELPIKLTAHTPCFRSEAGSYGRDTRGMIRQHQFDKVEMVQIVHPDKSYEALEEMTRHAEAILQKLGLPYRVVSLCTGDMGFGAAKTYDLEVWLPAQNTYREISSVSNCEAFQARRLQARFKNAQGKNELVHTLNGSGLAVGRTLVAVLENGQNADGSITVPEALRPYLGGQAVLRA, encoded by the coding sequence ATGCTAGACATCCTCCTCCTTCGCAAAGACCTCGCATCGGCGATCGCTCGCCTGGAAACCCGCAAGAAGCCCCAGGCTTTCCTGAACGTGGAGGCCTTCCAGTCCCTGGAGTCCGAGCGCAAGACGCTGCAGACGCGCACCGAGGAGCTGCAGTCGCAGCGCAACCAGCTGTCCAAGCAGATCGGCATGCTCATGGGCAAGGGCGAGAAGGACGCGGCCGAGGCCGCCAAGGCCCAGGTGGCCGCGCTCAAGACCGAGCTGGACGGATCGGCGGCCCGCCTGGAGCAGATCCAGGCCGAACTGCTGGCCATGCTCGTGGCCGTGCCCAACCTGCCGCACGACAGCGTGCCCGTGGGCGCCGACGAGAGCGGCAACGTGGAAGTGCGCCGCTGGGGCACGCCCCAGGCATTCGACTTCGCCGTGAAGGACCATGTGGACCTGGGCGAGCCGCTGGGGCTCGATTTCGACATGGGCGTGAAGCTCTCGGGCTCGCGCTTCACCGTGATGAAGGGCCAGATCGCCCGCCTGCACCGGGCGCTCGCCCAGTTCATGCTCGACGTGCAGACCCAGGAGCACGCCTACACCGAGTGCTACGTGCCCTATGCCGTGAATGCCGATTCGCTCAAGGGCACGGGACAGCTGCCCAAGTTCGAGGGCGATCTGTTCGCGGCCAAGAAGGGCGGCCAGGAGGGCGAGCCCGTGCCCGACAACGCCGCGCTCTACCTGATCCCCACCAGCGAGGTGCCGCTCACCAACTTCGTGCGCGACGTGGTGGTGGCCGAGGCCGAACTGCCCATCAAGCTCACGGCCCACACGCCGTGCTTCCGCTCCGAGGCCGGCAGCTACGGGCGCGACACGCGCGGCATGATCCGCCAGCACCAGTTCGACAAGGTCGAGATGGTCCAGATCGTGCACCCCGACAAGAGCTACGAGGCGCTGGAGGAGATGACCCGCCACGCCGAGGCCATTCTGCAGAAGCTGGGCCTGCCCTACCGCGTGGTGAGCCTGTGCACGGGCGACATGGGCTTTGGCGCCGCCAAGACCTATGACCTGGAGGTGTGGCTGCCCGCGCAGAACACCTACCGCGAGATCAGCTCGGTCAGCAACTGCGAGGCCTTCCAGGCCCGCCGCCTGCAGGCGCGCTTCAAGAACGCCCAGGGCAAGAACGAACTCGTGCACACGCTCAACGGCTCGGGCCTGGCCGTGGGCCGCACGCTGGTGGCCGTGCTCGAGAACGGCCAGAACGCGGACGGCAGCATCACCGTGCCCGAGGCGCTGCGCCCCTACCTGGGCGGCCAGGCGGTGCTGCGCGCCTGA
- a CDS encoding threonine/serine dehydratase gives MIDRAHIAQARERLARLPDFVRTTPLLRLGGRALGVDCAEVWLKLEHLQVGGSFKARGMLNRLLGQPLPPSGVIVASGGNAGIATAAAARALGVRCEVFVPEVSPEAKRARLRALGAEVVVTGAAYAEALQACLVRQQATGALLTHAYDQPEVVAGAGTVAQEIEAQGERLPDSLLVSVGGGGLIGGVAAWVDSRARVVALEPEGAPTLHAARAAGEPVDVAVGGIAADSLGAKRIGAIAWEISQRHVHQSLLLPDEAIRAAQRWLWSEFKLAVEPAAALGLAALQTGVYRPQPGETVGLILCGANCDPGTVA, from the coding sequence ATGATCGACCGCGCCCACATCGCCCAGGCCCGTGAGCGGCTGGCCCGCCTTCCCGACTTCGTGCGCACCACGCCGCTGCTGCGGCTGGGCGGCCGCGCGCTGGGGGTGGACTGCGCCGAGGTCTGGCTCAAGCTCGAACACCTGCAGGTGGGCGGCAGCTTCAAGGCGCGCGGCATGCTCAACCGCCTGCTGGGCCAGCCGCTGCCACCCAGCGGCGTGATCGTGGCCTCGGGCGGCAATGCGGGCATCGCCACGGCCGCTGCCGCGCGGGCGCTGGGCGTGCGCTGCGAGGTCTTCGTGCCCGAGGTCTCGCCCGAGGCCAAGCGCGCGCGCCTGCGCGCCCTGGGCGCCGAGGTCGTGGTGACCGGCGCCGCCTATGCCGAGGCGCTGCAGGCCTGCCTGGTGCGCCAGCAAGCCACGGGTGCGCTGCTGACCCATGCCTACGACCAGCCCGAGGTGGTGGCTGGCGCGGGCACGGTGGCGCAGGAGATCGAGGCACAGGGCGAGCGCCTGCCCGACAGCCTGCTGGTCAGCGTGGGCGGCGGCGGCCTCATCGGCGGCGTGGCTGCCTGGGTGGACAGCCGCGCGCGCGTGGTGGCGCTGGAGCCCGAGGGCGCGCCCACGCTGCACGCGGCGCGCGCGGCGGGCGAGCCCGTGGACGTGGCGGTGGGCGGCATCGCGGCCGACTCGCTGGGCGCCAAGCGCATCGGCGCCATTGCCTGGGAGATTTCGCAGCGCCATGTGCACCAGAGCCTGCTGCTGCCCGACGAGGCCATCCGCGCGGCCCAGCGCTGGCTGTGGTCCGAGTTCAAGCTCGCCGTGGAGCCCGCGGCGGCGCTGGGGCTCGCCGCGCTGCAGACGGGCGTCTACCGCCCTCAGCCGGGCGAGACCGTGGGGCTGATCCTCTGCGGCGCCAACTGCGATCCGGGCACGGTGGCGTGA
- a CDS encoding CBS domain-containing protein encodes MFFVFGPSGQMYRGGAEQLSQVSPVRRVQRPQALRTRAADVQAPPTEVPSPTPPAPSLRAQDAMAAYAQTAQGPQAARQPLTRVRDVMTRGSLAVPPETRVNDAWQTLAEHRIAQAPVVDAQGRVVGLLLRADMAPLDLLPEPGAVKQAIDLARRPVSEVMVSPVPTVDEDTELRRVAGVLLDTGLPGLPVTDEAGRLAGFISRTDILRAVAADPPLDLWSGPRPQEGI; translated from the coding sequence ATGTTCTTTGTCTTCGGCCCCTCGGGCCAGATGTACCGGGGGGGCGCCGAGCAGTTGTCCCAGGTCTCGCCTGTGCGGCGCGTGCAGCGCCCGCAGGCCCTGCGAACGCGCGCGGCCGATGTGCAGGCGCCACCGACCGAGGTGCCCTCCCCCACGCCCCCCGCACCGAGCCTGCGCGCGCAGGATGCCATGGCGGCCTACGCCCAGACGGCGCAGGGCCCGCAGGCGGCCCGCCAACCCCTCACACGGGTGCGCGACGTGATGACGCGCGGCTCGCTGGCCGTGCCGCCCGAGACGCGCGTGAACGATGCCTGGCAGACGCTGGCCGAGCACCGCATCGCCCAGGCCCCCGTGGTCGATGCCCAGGGCCGCGTCGTGGGCCTGCTGCTGCGCGCCGACATGGCGCCGCTCGACCTGCTGCCCGAGCCCGGCGCGGTGAAGCAGGCCATCGACCTGGCGCGCCGGCCCGTGTCCGAGGTGATGGTGAGCCCCGTGCCCACGGTGGACGAAGACACCGAACTGCGCCGCGTGGCCGGCGTGCTGCTCGACACGGGCCTGCCCGGCCTGCCCGTGACCGACGAGGCGGGGCGGCTCGCGGGCTTCATCTCGCGCACCGACATCCTGCGCGCCGTGGCGGCCGATCCGCCGCTGGACCTGTGGAGCGGGCCGCGCCCGCAAGAGGGCATCTGA
- the ispH gene encoding 4-hydroxy-3-methylbut-2-enyl diphosphate reductase: MHKPQEIVLAEPRGFCAGVDRAIEIVERALAKFGAPIYVRHEIVHNTYVVNDLKAKGAIFIEELSDVPPGATLVFSAHGVSRAVQQEAEARGFSIFDATCPLVTKVHVEVAKLAKEGYEFIMIGHKGHPEVEGTMGQLDHGIHLVEDVEDVARVQPAQTAKLAVVTQTTLSVDDAAEITAAVRARFPHVREPKQQDICYATQNRQDAVKILSPQVELVIVVGSPTSSNSNRLRELAARLGTQAYMVDSAQELRPEWFDGVARVGLTAGASAPEILVRQVIDRIKALGAVSVRTMDGIEETVKFPLPKGLKIDGATGLEITERRPETGPAGH; the protein is encoded by the coding sequence ATGCACAAGCCACAGGAAATCGTCCTGGCCGAGCCGCGCGGCTTCTGCGCGGGCGTGGACCGCGCGATCGAGATCGTCGAGCGCGCACTGGCCAAGTTCGGCGCGCCGATCTACGTGCGCCACGAGATCGTGCACAACACCTACGTGGTCAACGACCTCAAGGCCAAGGGCGCGATCTTCATCGAGGAGCTGTCCGACGTGCCGCCCGGCGCCACCCTGGTCTTCAGCGCCCACGGCGTGAGCCGTGCCGTGCAGCAGGAGGCCGAGGCGCGCGGCTTTTCCATCTTCGATGCCACCTGTCCTCTGGTGACCAAGGTGCATGTCGAGGTGGCCAAGCTCGCCAAGGAAGGCTACGAGTTCATCATGATCGGCCACAAGGGCCACCCCGAGGTCGAGGGCACCATGGGCCAGCTCGACCACGGCATCCACCTGGTGGAGGACGTGGAGGATGTGGCCCGCGTGCAGCCCGCGCAGACGGCCAAGCTCGCCGTGGTCACGCAGACCACGCTCAGCGTGGACGATGCGGCCGAGATCACCGCCGCCGTGCGTGCGCGCTTTCCCCATGTGCGCGAGCCCAAGCAGCAGGACATCTGCTACGCCACGCAGAACCGCCAGGACGCGGTGAAGATCCTGAGCCCCCAGGTGGAGCTGGTCATCGTGGTGGGCAGCCCCACGAGCTCCAACAGCAACCGCCTGCGCGAGCTGGCCGCACGGCTGGGCACCCAGGCCTACATGGTGGACAGCGCGCAGGAGCTGCGCCCCGAGTGGTTCGACGGCGTGGCGCGCGTGGGCCTCACGGCGGGCGCCTCGGCGCCCGAGATCCTCGTGCGCCAGGTCATCGACCGCATCAAGGCGCTGGGCGCCGTGTCGGTGCGCACCATGGACGGCATCGAGGAGACGGTGAAGTTTCCCTTGCCCAAGGGCCTCAAGATCGATGGGGCCACGGGCCTGGAGATCACCGAGCGCCGTCCGGAGACGGGGCCGGCCGGGCACTGA
- a CDS encoding FKBP-type peptidyl-prolyl cis-trans isomerase, with the protein MTTSAPTPSGAATVQPGSFLTLHYRLAGPAGDVINTFDDKPATLSLGTGELSPAMEQRLIGLAEGTRATFELPAGEAFGERNPDMQQWVAKKLLSDLGDPDEQYHVGDVVQFPTPDGLGSYAGAVMQVREDGAVLFDFNHPLAGQSVTFEVQLIGVL; encoded by the coding sequence ATGACCACCTCCGCCCCCACCCCGTCCGGCGCTGCCACCGTGCAGCCTGGCTCGTTCCTGACCCTGCACTACCGTCTGGCCGGCCCGGCGGGGGACGTGATCAATACCTTCGACGACAAGCCCGCCACGCTCTCGCTGGGCACGGGCGAGCTGTCTCCGGCCATGGAGCAGCGCCTGATCGGCCTGGCCGAGGGCACGCGCGCCACGTTCGAGTTGCCCGCGGGCGAGGCCTTCGGCGAGCGCAACCCCGACATGCAGCAGTGGGTGGCGAAGAAGCTGCTGTCCGATCTGGGCGACCCCGACGAGCAGTACCACGTCGGCGATGTGGTGCAGTTCCCCACGCCCGACGGGCTGGGCAGCTACGCGGGCGCCGTGATGCAGGTGCGCGAGGACGGCGCCGTGCTGTTCGACTTCAACCACCCGCTGGCGGGCCAGTCGGTCACCTTCGAGGTGCAGCTCATCGGCGTGCTGTGA
- the radC gene encoding RadC family protein, with the protein MRLKDLPADALPREKLLARGPAALSDAELLALLLRTGMVGKGVLQLAQELLDPPARDAATGRTTGGFGGIAGLLHASGDDLRRIKGLGPAKRAELLAVVELARRALAQQLREREVFGSPQAVKQYLQLHLAAKDHEVFAVLFLDSQNRLIALEELFRGTLTQTSVYPREVVLRALHHQAAAVVLAHNHPSGNVQPSRADEALTQTLKTTLGLIDVRVLDHVIVAPGAALSMAEAGLL; encoded by the coding sequence ATGCGACTCAAAGACCTGCCCGCCGACGCCCTGCCCCGCGAGAAGCTGCTGGCGCGCGGCCCCGCCGCGCTGTCCGACGCCGAACTGCTCGCCCTGCTGCTGCGCACGGGCATGGTGGGCAAGGGTGTGCTGCAGCTCGCGCAGGAGCTGCTCGATCCTCCCGCCCGCGACGCGGCCACGGGCCGGACCACCGGCGGCTTCGGCGGCATCGCAGGCCTGCTGCACGCCAGCGGTGACGACCTCCGGCGCATCAAGGGCCTGGGCCCGGCCAAGCGCGCCGAACTGCTCGCCGTCGTGGAGCTGGCACGCCGCGCGCTGGCCCAGCAGCTGCGCGAGCGCGAGGTCTTCGGCTCGCCCCAGGCCGTCAAGCAGTACCTGCAGCTGCACCTGGCGGCCAAGGACCACGAAGTGTTCGCCGTGCTCTTCCTCGACAGCCAGAACCGCCTCATTGCGCTGGAGGAGCTGTTCCGTGGCACGCTCACGCAGACCAGCGTGTACCCGCGCGAGGTGGTGCTGCGCGCCCTGCACCACCAGGCCGCCGCCGTGGTGCTCGCGCACAACCACCCCAGCGGCAACGTGCAGCCCAGCCGGGCCGACGAGGCGCTCACCCAGACCCTCAAGACCACGCTGGGCCTCATCGACGTGCGCGTGCTCGACCATGTGATCGTGGCCCCGGGCGCCGCGCTGTCCATGGCCGAAGCGGGACTGCTGTGA